A stretch of DNA from Solenopsis invicta isolate M01_SB chromosome 5, UNIL_Sinv_3.0, whole genome shotgun sequence:
ATAATCTCTGTCCAAAtacaaagtttaataaaaaaagtctttCGGCATATTAATTAGAATCGTGTTAGACACGCTGTAACAATTGTGAAAGGAACAATCTTTTGTTCGCAAGACCCGTTTCGCTCCATTCCGGCTGATGTAGCTGAACTGCTACACGGCTGTTTCTGCACAGGGACCTGCAGAAAATTCCtgatataatattcaaaattctcgGTCCTGCATCGTGCGAATGGTTCCTCTTAATCCAATTTAATTTGACTTATTAAACTCACCATCTGGCGACGTACACGCACACCTTCGGATTAtcactattaataattttccgaGTTCGTTCGAATATATATTGACCATCGATGTGAATAAGCGACGAATTAAACATTGCTTtcgtgaatttatttatttaactggGTTATGCGAACTCACATCGTCGAAATTTTCAGTTTACGCCACAAATCAGTTTCGTGTTTAGcgttttatataaacatatgaaTACGCAAGCAtacgttatataaataattttgcatcttaacaaatttaaatgtcaCACTAAATTAAATCCGCCCATCAGAATAACGTGCATTAAATATTCGCAAGTGAAATCTGACAAACGAGGTCAACTGCATGTAATGGAGAGCTTTAAAGTCGCTTCTCCGTGAAACGGAGGCTTTGCCTCGCGGTGGTATTTAGTAAAGTTTGGAAATCTTGAGCAATCACGTGAGCAGAGTGTAAATGTTATTGGATAGTTCCGTTGCGTTTGAGAACATGTTTGAAAAGCGGAAATGGTCCCGGCAACTGGCCCCGGCGCCAGTGCGGTGCTATTACACATATTAGTTTGTAGATCGTTAGCAGGCTTTCCACTTACAACCGTATAAATGTTCTTCCGTGATGACGCGAAACGGCTGGCAATTTCTGTGAAACCTCGTGCCAAAATAATGCGCGTGATGTGtttgtaaatgaataaatagcGTGTTTAAAGCGTCTGACAAATGACGccgcattaaaaatttttatgacgaaaaaacaataaataataaataaatataataaatttcttgtatgtcaaaaatttattacaaaataatattcctttTTACATACACTGATttactgtataaaaaaattaaacatttgtcGCAAAGCACgagagattttatataaaacctGAATTTAATAAaccttatttaattttgtttttaaaaaacctctattaaaaataaatatttaataggtaattgataaagtttttaaaaagttaaaatcaaaTGAGCTTTATTCAGTCCCCTCAAGATCTTACTGTcttactatttatatattttctaaaattttcataCCTATTAACAAAATCGCAATTTGCatcatactttttattaaaaaaaattgagctcTGCTTATGTGAATATCTCTACGTCTTGCAAGGCTCgcgaaaaatcaaatttaattattcctaatatttttgtaaacactAGACTGGTCGTGATACAATCTGCACAGAGTTgtcttttacaattattaaatcacGCACGCCGGGATCGGCGTAACATGTCGCGTCAGGAACGAAATCTCTCAGCGAAGCTCTTTGCCCGTTGGTCAATTAGTTAATGAACAACgggttttattaattaattcgccCTGCGGTACCAGGTTCGGAGCGAACTTAATAGCCGCTGGCTGGCTCGAAATATATTATACCGCTGAATTTAACTACTCGATAATATTGTCCCGGCGGGCCGTAGCGATATCCAAGATTCATATCCAACCGGACCGAAACCGGGAGTTTGATAATTCCAAATACCTATTTGGTGCTCTCCGCGAATTTAACGCGCGGATTTCGTCGCGTTTGGAGAACAGATTTTCGCGATTTTTGTGTTACCttgttttatgaaattttaacgtTACCTGCTTTTCCGGTGCTTATTTTGCCGGATGTCCAATCagatagaaataaatatgtttctttgcttttttttctcaCGAGGGAAGTCACAGAAGTGCTCGATAAATCGCGGCAGCTtgcacatatttttaataaaaagatatttcctaCTAGACCGAGCTCCACGGCATGCGCAAGTAACGCAATGCGTAATCAGTATTCGACGGACGCTTACTGTGCGATCCAATTCCATCTTAgagtcataaatttttttgcggcgCTCGTAAAAGCGTGCTTGGGCAGAATCGTCGTGATATACCGGGTATTCCTCACAAAAGACCGCAACGAGTTAAGATAGCACAAGCTCCGCTAACGTTATGCCCGCTATAATCAAAACGTATAAAACTTTCGAGACTCTAAGAATGTAAGATTCGTGACAAACAAGATTCGTGAAAACGTCAAATGAAAAATAGAAGTAACAGTATTTTTCCCCTCTATTACAGGTAAaaaaaaactggtttttttttttagtaactttGAGTGACAAATTTGATATGCGTTATCAACAAATGGGACAATTGAGCTACAAATGTCATCAGAAATATTACGCGACATGTGTATCGtacttatttttctaatattaaatttatttggtaACAAGAATATGAGCTATCGCTTTAATATCTTTTTGTCTAACGCGACACGTGTAACGACAAAACCAGAACGTTGAATATTCGAGAAAACCGAGTTTCCTATCGTCAGCAGGAACAGCCGCGTTCTGCGCGGTTTCATTGCAATAAGAAATAGCTGGTCAGTCAAAGTGAGACCAAATGAAGAAGCATCAACATCCGTCTGACAAATTCCATCTAAATTCTACCAGTCTGAATCGGGAATATTACTGGAGTAAGGAATATTAAATGGGAAATATGATAATCGGAAAACCGCTGAATGTCTAAATTTAATTCACTGTATAATCGAACAAATCAGTAAAATTAGTGAAACGATGAATATTAAAAGAACacgataattatattttaatgaaaaaaagtattgttaTCGTCTATTTGCATAATTTCAACATTTTGGTATTTGCAGTAAGTTAAAGCGTATGTTAtttcgcaaataaaaatataattaaagatttactTTAATTCGTTAATTCactttacacatttatttttatcggcttcattttatttactttccaattatttctcttttaaaagTGGAAAATTATCGAATCCAATAAAAGATACTACCAATCGCCAATGACGGCGAACATTTGTCGTAGCAGGTTGCAGCTTCATTTCCggttcactctctctctctctctctctctctctctctctctctctctctctcgttctctcttacCTTTCTCCCAATCTCTCGCTGCTTCTTTTACTTTGCCGTAGCGGAGAAACCTTATGTCTGCACGATAGTCCTTCGAGTGGACTGAAATCAGATTGGGTCAGATCAGATTCGCGTCTCCCGCCTTTTAAAACAAAAGACAGCATCCTGGGAAAAGTTTCTTCCCGACTGAACGTTTCACTATCTGCTTCCATCTCCATATGATCCTTCCTAACGATTTTTAGTAGATAATATAATGTGCATATATGCGATTAATCCCCTAGTAAATGAGTCAAATTTTCTATCAATTTGCTTATATTCTCCGTTAAAAGAGTCTTTCTCATTACACGAGGTGAAAAGTGgaataacttatttataaaaagcaaAGAATATTTCTCGGCCTTTTAAAGAtacatcataaaatattaaaaagatgacagattatttgattttgcaaaaattataaaaagaaaagatatttgagaaagtAGCTCCATCCTGAGATTCTTATTTCTCACACGTAATCTCTtttataacatcatttttaGCGCGCATAATCTCTTTTATATCAAGCCTTTCGCGCTACGGTGCGGCGTTAATCAAACGTCGGGCGCAGTTTTATGTGTCGCAAGTCggtttaatttaacattacgcCACTGGCGACTGGCTGACTCGCTCGCCTGTTTCTCCTTCTCTCTGCCGAGAGAGCGGCTCGAAACTCGAGGGGGTCTCACCCCGCGTCTCTCGCGCACCGGAGAAGATCGAATTTGCGAAATGGCTGTGTATGAGGGCTGAATACCTGACGAGGTAATTCGCGAGGGCACCGGGCGCGGGAACGACGTAATGTCCCGTGGAAAGTAGAAAGGAAAAGCTCGTAAAGGGAgcaaaattcaaagtaaattttCCAAAGTAGGCGACGGTGCATTACGGCAGCGCCGTCAATTGACTTTGTTAAGGAGAATAGTTGTCGTCAGACGTGCGCGACAGCCGTCGCGTTTAGCCGTTTTTGCAGCGAGCTTTCCGATCCGTCCCTGAAAAATCTGAAGGGTAACGCGTCGTCGGTGAAAAATGCGAGTGAGACACCGCCGGCACATCTAATCCGCGAAATACAGTCTTGTTCATCGCgcataataaaattcatttaaaactgATGAGAAAGAACTACTTACGGATTCTGAATTTTTAACACCGTATATTTTTCGtgataaagttaaataaaatttcttttcaagtAAAATCCAAAGATTAACCAcggggaaagaaagagagagagaggttacTATCCATCTCTTGAATCTTAACTTGCGGAAACTAAACTTTTTCATCTGCAATGTTAAATATCTTTCTGATTATAACTTTCATCAAATCTTCATCAAGCTAAAAAATCGATTTCGCATATTGCGATAAACGCGAGAGACAGCCTTTGCACAATTTCAACAAGATCGAGCAAAACcgtgttatatatttaaactttgttatatttaaactaAATCCTGCATAGACGTTCGATTGAGCATCGCCATTCTTAATTGCAGGATTTAATCAACACATTGGAATTTTTCTTTGTCGCGAATTGTCAAACGTGCTCGAGTGGAACAAAGGCGTGGACGAGTATCGATAGAAGTcgcgagggagagaaagagagagagagagagagagagagagagaggtggggGACGAGAGAGGTCGGAGAAGAGAAAAAGCGCGGAGAAGAAGAGGCGAATCGCGCGGTTTTCATCTGCGAAAATTAAGGCGGAATCTGCCCGGTGGTAAGAAAGTCCGTGCTAATTAAGGCTGTTTCTTCAGAGATTCCCCTTTTCGCGGGCGGCCTCCCCTCGGCCTCggcttttaaataaattataccgaGTTAAAAGCCTCTTCGCACTTCCTCAGATAATCCGCAGGGCCGTTTCGCTCGCCAAAGTTATACCCGCGGGAGAAATCCTCGCGCCGGTGGAGAAAGACGACGAGAGTGTTCTTCTCTCGTTTACGAGGGGTGCTGTGCTGCACCGGGCCATAACGCGCCGAGTGATCTAAAGCGGGGAATACTTTCTGCTGCAATTACGTTATAAAGCAAACAAGAATGCTCATCCCTCGGTCATTCTCATCGCCCGGTTCTTTACGAAAATGCGATTAGCTCGCCGAACCAAATTCAATTATCTCCCGTATGGCGATTAACGACGCTTGCGCTAATCTCTTTTTGCTCGATAAATCGCTACCCATAAATGGATTTATTGGAAATGATTACCTGATAATaaccacgcgcgcgcgcgcgtgtccaggtttatagaaaattttatacgttattGAGAAAAccattgtgtaaaaaaaaagtatgacattttttaaaacgttaagaaaattattaaaaaattagattgtatattagattttatattgcacttgaaagtagtagaaaaaatttgatggcgattttctatctggataaaaaatttatttattcgcaaaataactaaacagacaataaaactttgtataaatcaccTTAAATACgtaaagtacttacacaaaaaattgagatttttcttaatgttgtaaaaaataatttactttttaataacagtgtaagtaaactataaaaatatgttattaaaaatgaaaaatattaataaacactttttcaaattttatttactggcAAAGTctgtatgtccgatacatcccTAAGTACGTTATGTGACAGTTATGACACTCTATATACATCGTGAAAGACGAAAATCCTTCTCGGCACAGAAAACATCGGTTAAGAACAGTTGTAAAGGTCCCAGTCGGCTTTTTGGGATTTTGAATTTCTCGTCTTTTGTAGGCGAGGTGTCGTCGAACGACGGCGAAACATCGTTAACGCCATTGTTCTCACGGTACTCCCAGCGCGTTAAGAACGTCCCGCCACCGAGTTAAGTAGATGTTTCTCGGTACGTCAggtgcatttttaaataattcgatGCAAAGCAGCCAAGAAAAGGCGCGAATTCCCTCCCGGGAGAGGTCTCGGGGAATGACGCGGGGTAGGGCGCGGAACACGGGGAAAGAACGAATGGAATTTCCGTGGGATTCGCTCCTCTCCACGCGGCAGACGTGGCTGGAAAGCGCGAGCGATTCGGAGCGACTTTTACAACTTAATTTTTGCGTATTTGCGAGCGctgcgacgacggcgacgacggcgacgacggcgcggcgcggtgggtGACTGGCTTTGCGggagaaaagtaaattttccGACACGTTTGCTCGCGCGTATGGCGTTGCGTTCGTAAGCAGCGGTGCGTCACGGATTTGCgtcagaattttattaattcgttACCCACCAATTTTATCTGTTTTACGGAAAGAAAACGAAGATGAGTTTATAATCGTCGAGTTTATCGAGTCTTTGTTGACTCTTCGATAAAAGTACCGAAAATTGAAGGCTCTCGCGGTTAATGATAACATTCCATAAAATCTTTCGGAAGATGATTTGACCAAAGAATTCGCAACCTGCGAGAAAAGATGCCGAACACTTTGTAACAGAGAAAATGCTACGCTGCTTTATCGACATACGCGAAAGGTAACgttatttcttttcattttaatttattacgctTATTTCGATCTTATGCTCTCCGAGATATTATATTACAAGCCTTCTCGCGTTATCTAAATGTAGAGGGGTTCCTACGAGCTGACTATCAAGTAGTGAAGATAAATGCTAACTCCAGCCATAAGATATCACCCAATATAGGTGTGCCGTGGTGCACTTACCAATACCAACATCTCTGTctttatagatttataaatttatattttattgtgtagCAATGAAATGTAAgcaataaaaaaggaaaaaaaattaaattccaaCAATTATAAACAAGATAGAATTTTTTAGACATTCAgactaaaaatatatgtttataagcGTTTCGCGCACAAGAATCGAGTCAACAAATTGCCGACTAATTTGTCTTTCACATCAAATCTAAATCCCACAAATTGCGAATCAGATTGCTTGTACAGGTTACTATATAAGACGGTACGGTTTCGAATGGGAGCTGACTATCAAGTAGCAGGGATGGATGCCAGGGCAGATGGTATTAACCACTCCACCTATTGGTATTGGCACGTGCACGCGGAGAAAATATTGCCGAGTCGAGAATTCGCGAATAAATCTAAATAACCTTCGTATCGGGATACCGCAGTCTTTCGTATCTCTCTATCCcgcgtatttattaaaaacagcaATGCTGGGATGATTTTTCCTTGCGTGCTAACGGATATAtaccacattttatttttcactatcGAATAAAAGAGAAGCTCGGGCAAAAAAAGgacttttatttatactttattcttcAACATTCAAATATCTGAATATAAAATACTGGACAGATTTATACAATCATATTACGTAAATTAGTATAGAAAACTCGAAAGTAACAATATAGcgtaatttaagaattattcGTATATAAggattaatgaaattaaatatctgaaatattgaatatttcaatttacaaacatattttataagagAGAtacttattacaatttattgaaaaatatatattctcaattttctttaaaagatattttattcagCCATGTTGGCGGCAAATCAATCGTTGCGTACTCTCAAAAATATTAGCACAATTTTCACATGGTACCACCCATTGTTTAGCAACAAAAATTTGCAAGTAAAAATgcgtaaataaaaattcgatCTATCATATTTAGGTCAGTGCAATCTTTTGTAGAAcggaaaactataaaaaattaccAAGATGCACCTTCTTTCTCGttgcataattaaattattttttattcacgtGTTACCTTCCATTTTTCTCTGTACGCACCGAACAGGATCGAAGCAACGCACGAATACTTTGCCAGGCGAATCGTAGAAGCGTGGCGACGACAAAAAACGAGTAATTCCAGAAGTAAGAGTCCATCTTATCTACCGCCGCGCTTCGTCAATCTAGATCCAACATTCCTTCAGACGTAAAATTGTCTCCGCGATCATCCTTCTGACTTCTATCAATATGACCGTCGGGCGACAGATCTTTTCCGGAGAGGCGATTACCGAAATTCAGAAAATCCGAGCAGGGACTGCCAGCCTGCGTAGGTTCGGAAAACATTTTCTTTGTCGTCGCTCttatagtaattattttcaaaagtgTTTACTTGGAGCAAAAAGTTGTCCGCATCATTTTCCATTTGCGGCTGCCGATGCAATCGTCTCGGCGACACGGTCGCACACTGCTGCAAAGCATTGTCGCATAAGTCCATCGTGTTTTCCTGCAATAAAGAATGCCAAatatttcatcaaataattAGAATATCAAACGTCTGTATGATTTACAATCAGACTGTTGTAactagaaaattaataaattataatcggCGAACGTTTAATAACGCTTATAAATTGATGATACAAATCTactacttaaataataattaggaaagagaaatatataattttacttacgAATTTAGGTTTGTCATCGATAACTTTGACGATATCACCTTCCTCGGTCGTAGTGATGATGCCAGTTCCGAGCTTCTTACCGAGTATTTTCACCTCTTTTCTACATCCTTCGGATGTGTCGGCAATATTAGGTACACATGTATTTTGCATAGAAGTGTTCTTGAGGAACTGCTCGTATGGACTGAGGAATCTAATATCTTGATAGTGCGGAGTTAGCAACTCGTGACCATGAGTCTTCGGTCCTAAGATCTTTATTTCATTTAGACCGGGATACATCTTCGGCGGTGGTAGAGAAAATCTGTCACTGAAAGACTGTAAAATACATCGTGTAAATCGCGTAAAAGTATTCTCTCGATGAGTATCGTCCGCAAACCAAGTTCAAACTACCGTACCTTCATACACTGACTTCCGGAGTCGAGCATCTTCATGTCGGATTGACCGAAGGATATTAAACCAGTATCGCAGTCGTCGTCGAAGACCGAGGACAGTTTCATCTTCGGGTCGTAATCCTGAACCGAATGATGATCTTCCATGGGGGGCACACCGAGAATATTTAAATCTTCCGAAAGGCTCTGATTGCTCTTTAGATACGGTAATGTCTCGCTCAACAACGACAATGGCGGATGGTTCTTCATTAACAGAGACGATAACGAGGATTGCGAGCTGGTCAGGTTCGAAGGATGACCCAAGATGCTCGTTAGATCTTGCTGGTTCGATGTCACAGCCATTGCTGGGATCGATAACCATTGATAAAAGTTATGATACGACAGTTCTAAAACCAATTTCAAACGTCTCAAGAGATTTAGCGACTGCAAATTTCCGCGCATCTGTGGCTCCTTATACATTAACccgaattttataattatgaattacttatttataaacaaaagtaaaatgaAATTGAAATCATTTCTGACTTATACTTGAAAACTTATACTATGTGCAACGGCCCCTGCAAAACTTAAAGGATTCATTTTAATCGTGACATTACAACATCGATTCACCTACCATCGTCATGGCTAGCGAGAGAGCCATCTCCATCGATAGGCAGCGATTTGGAGCCCAGCAAGAGATCATCGATTTTAGTCTGGGAAAGGAATGCCATGCCATCCACGAAACGATCGTCGAGGCTTTTACTGTCGAGAATTCTAATGTCTTTATCCTCAAGGATCTCAATGCCGTCCATTGGCATACCGCTGGACTTCTGGCCGGATTCCAGTACCATGATCTGATTATCGTTGTCGCCGATGATGACGTCACCGTTATTGCGTATATTCACGAGATTGATGGCGTCCGCCTGTTCGCCGTCAAGAATCGTTACGTCGTGGGAATTCTGCGCCATTAAGTCGCGGGCTTCGCTGTTCGTCATGACCTGCAGCAGCCATAGCGCGCGTGTAAGGGCATTGAACTGTTTAAAGCTTCGTCATGATCGgaataatttattacgataGGGCAAACCGTAcgacacacacacgcgcgcacacacacatacacaaaaaTATGACTAAAAtacatttcattatattttacagcCACGATAACTcctacagttaaaaaaaaaccaattctATTCTATTATAACTGAGAATTGTGATGAACTTAAGAATCTTCAATCAGAGACACCGTATACAGAATAAGATTGGCTTAAATCAAGCATTTAAATAGAGCAGGATTCTTAAGATTTTAAACAAGATATATGtctatcaatttaaattttatcaaataaattagcTTCCCAAAATGATCTCAGAGAAATGCAATGTGGAAATCAAGATTTCATTAAAACTCTTGCAGCACTCGGGGTCCGTCGatataaatgttgaaattaatCGAGTTTCTATGGTTAATGGAAGAAGCGCCAAAGATAAATTCCAGCGAAGGTTATATGTTCTTATAAGAATGTTACACAGCACATTTCGCAAACGCGGCACAGCGCGGCAGTTCTCTAAATAGAGAACTCTATGTAAAGGAATGAAGGCGCCTGACGTGAATACTTCGAATGTGTCGCGCGTACTGTGAGTCGAAAAGTCGATCGAAAAGACGCCGTAATGCCGGTTCTGCGTAAAGAAAAGTACATCGCCCTtccaaaaaataaagatatcgaAAGAAGACGACTTTATACCCTGGAATTCATGTTTTTACACTTAATTCCTGCAAATTGAATAATTACCTTTTTCTCGATTTTACCAAAGTTTATCATAGCAATCACGGCACTTGAAGCATAATTATCACAGACCATGTCGTCTTGAATCTTTTAGAGCCCGCGAAAATATACCGCGAggataattgaattaaatcgtAGGGAGAGTTATTTTAAGTTCCAGAAAGAGATAACATCCCTCCAAACGTGACTATTACTGGACGCGCCGCTACGAGCGCTAACATAGCTTCGTACGTTGAATGTGGTAATCGTTTCTACATTACCTCGTAACGACCGTCCTCTGTGGCACGAACAAACTGTATTCCACCTTGCGCAGCCAGTTCCAGTAACTCGTTACACTCGTCCATCGACGTAGTTGAGCTCGGGCCATTTTGCCGGTCCGGCTCATTGCGATTGAGCACAGTGGGCGAGAACTGCGAGTCCAGCGCTGTCACCAGATCATCTGACGGCAGATTAAAGAGAGGAGCGCGTCTTACTCCCCTTTGTCTCGCCTCGGTAAATCGACGAGAGAGCTTACCTTGCTCCTGTTCCGCGCCGGGAGGCTCAATGACGAAGCTGGATCTGCCATCGGGTTCGATATTCTGTATCACAGTTGCAACTACTGGTACTTTCACTTGAACAGCTTTATTACCATCTGCGTCTGAAGCCTCGGTAGAATTCACGGTTATTTTTCCCGCTATTCGCAAATCCTCGGCAGTCGCGGGTGTAAGCATC
This window harbors:
- the LOC105205750 gene encoding uncharacterized protein LOC105205750 isoform X1, giving the protein MSHGNLLQGYNYKTTISPRNVLFDFLGETQYDDSQVQFPRPIPDEVISRENVRHVHVCCNSVINPIKYETDAAANSVYEVYVKEDSGPELKNGDVAGIPGSGSVPNHHLTQVNNCYNNFIKDEGDLLLSEITFKEECMDDTAIESEVINIGNAVTKLGKDALRYKIFEQSVSAPDKNVVVYSHPVVEAPPSSTTTRLIDKDDPRSRLHFVKYLKRDGKTLKIWECGICSKEFRHQYTLMRHLPTHTDERNFKCEACGKAFRQLSTLSQHKAIHSDARPYVCEFCKKTFNRVSTLISHRKTHSEHKPHKCHVCGKGFHQKGNLRNHVFTHTNERPYKCELCGKGFNQMSNLVCHKVKAHAHVDKMQYSCGVCGKEFPRRFALRSHEEYKHGIKYRSTGNVQSTTNETGNAGKSKNVRIIQLSNGDRNQMSESREKDYFGSSDMVDSIVINKIDTKAMEMALLQGQTPFALYKPAKGIPILVKISSTANNKHLSPLTIIHHLSQMLTPATAEDLRIAGKITVNSTEASDADGNKAVQVKVPVVATVIQNIEPDGRSSFVIEPPGAEQEQDDLVTALDSQFSPTVLNRNEPDRQNGPSSTTSMDECNELLELAAQGGIQFVRATEDGRYEVMTNSEARDLMAQNSHDVTILDGEQADAINLVNIRNNGDVIIGDNDNQIMVLESGQKSSGMPMDGIEILEDKDIRILDSKSLDDRFVDGMAFLSQTKIDDLLLGSKSLPIDGDGSLASHDDELSYHNFYQWLSIPAMAVTSNQQDLTSILGHPSNLTSSQSSLSSLLMKNHPPLSLLSETLPYLKSNQSLSEDLNILGVPPMEDHHSVQDYDPKMKLSSVFDDDCDTGLISFGQSDMKMLDSGSQCMKSFSDRFSLPPPKMYPGLNEIKILGPKTHGHELLTPHYQDIRFLSPYEQFLKNTSMQNTCVPNIADTSEGCRKEVKILGKKLGTGIITTTEEGDIVKVIDDKPKFENTMDLCDNALQQCATVSPRRLHRQPQMENDADNFLLQAGSPCSDFLNFGNRLSGKDLSPDGHIDRSQKDDRGDNFTSEGMLDLD